In Natronococcus occultus SP4, the following proteins share a genomic window:
- a CDS encoding orc1/cdc6 family replication initiation protein gives MTDGDDRSLSESIKGRLQDGVQQSVFRDRGLLDPDAVIDEDRIVGRDQQLEDIITYLRPALQGNRPPNMLLYGPSGTGKSLIINAVCEQVVELAEAQGDRFGVIQINCQTIKSHDRAVYRLVENTATTAGVEVGVPESGVSTDRKLNRLYALLSEEFDSVIIILDEVDLLVGRQRDPNDEPAYSKLLYQLSRASQLGRIDGHVSVAALTNDPRFMEDLDGRAESSFNPQDVVFSDYDANQLQAILDRRRDAYQDGVLEAGIIPLSAAFAAQDHGDARKAIDLFRKAGEIANRRGEERVREDHVRDAQQEAERDRTLTQMQGLSTQKKLSLYATAIVPVYAERNLNAIPSTVAYRVYQYLTERLETDKKSRDSYLRYMTEAETYNFITSEKRGRGYGSGVHKEYTFVDDPAVVAETLRTDFRLEEINGEDELLRSVVNAQIAEFFDGD, from the coding sequence ATGACCGACGGCGACGATCGCTCCCTTTCGGAATCGATCAAGGGGCGGCTGCAGGATGGCGTCCAGCAGTCGGTGTTCAGGGATCGTGGGCTGCTCGACCCCGACGCCGTCATCGACGAGGACCGGATCGTCGGCCGAGATCAGCAACTCGAGGACATCATCACCTACCTGCGGCCCGCGCTCCAGGGGAACCGTCCGCCGAACATGCTGTTGTACGGTCCGTCGGGGACCGGGAAATCCCTGATCATCAACGCCGTCTGCGAGCAGGTCGTCGAGCTCGCGGAGGCCCAGGGGGATCGGTTCGGCGTCATCCAGATCAACTGCCAGACGATCAAGTCCCACGATCGGGCGGTGTACCGCCTCGTCGAGAACACCGCGACGACGGCCGGCGTCGAGGTCGGCGTTCCCGAAAGCGGCGTCTCGACGGACCGCAAGCTAAACCGGCTGTACGCACTGTTGAGCGAGGAGTTCGACTCCGTCATCATCATTCTGGACGAGGTCGACCTCCTGGTCGGTCGCCAGCGCGACCCCAACGACGAACCCGCCTACTCGAAGCTGCTGTACCAGCTCTCGCGGGCCTCACAGCTCGGTCGGATCGACGGCCACGTCTCGGTCGCCGCGCTCACGAACGACCCACGGTTTATGGAGGACCTCGACGGCCGCGCGGAGAGCTCCTTTAACCCTCAGGACGTCGTCTTCTCCGATTACGACGCCAACCAGCTCCAGGCGATCCTCGACCGCAGACGGGACGCCTACCAGGACGGCGTCCTCGAGGCCGGAATCATCCCGCTGAGCGCGGCCTTCGCCGCCCAGGACCACGGCGACGCGCGGAAGGCGATCGACCTCTTCCGGAAGGCCGGCGAGATCGCCAACCGACGCGGCGAAGAGCGGGTCCGCGAGGACCACGTTCGCGACGCCCAGCAGGAGGCCGAGCGCGACCGCACCCTCACTCAGATGCAGGGGCTCTCCACCCAGAAGAAACTCTCCCTGTACGCAACTGCGATCGTTCCCGTCTACGCCGAGCGGAACCTGAACGCGATTCCGAGCACTGTCGCCTATCGGGTCTACCAGTATCTGACCGAGCGACTGGAGACCGACAAGAAATCCCGTGACTCCTACCTCCGCTATATGACCGAGGCCGAGACGTACAACTTCATCACCTCGGAGAAACGCGGCCGGGGGTACGGCAGCGGCGTCCACAAGGAGTACACGTTCGTCGACGATCCGGCCGTCGTCGCGGAGACCCTGCGGACGGACTTCCGCCTCGAGGAGATCAACGGCGAGGACGAACTGCTCAGATCGGTCGTCAACGCCCAGATCGCCGAGTTCTTTGACGGGGACTGA
- a CDS encoding PRC-barrel domain-containing protein codes for MATCLARQLQGKSIVGVDGTDYGTVENITMTLDSGRINELVVQPEDRLPKRTETDADGRFRLPLDRIENIDDRIVIASGDAVSDQ; via the coding sequence ATGGCAACCTGTTTGGCACGACAGCTACAGGGGAAGTCGATCGTCGGTGTCGACGGCACCGACTACGGAACGGTCGAGAACATCACGATGACCCTCGACTCCGGACGAATCAACGAACTGGTCGTTCAGCCGGAGGATCGACTGCCCAAGCGTACCGAAACCGACGCTGACGGTCGGTTTCGGCTCCCGCTCGATCGGATCGAGAACATCGACGACAGGATCGTTATCGCCTCGGGCGACGCGGTGTCGGACCAATAG
- a CDS encoding polysaccharide deacetylase family protein, whose protein sequence is MDRRTYLVTATGAVVALAGCSEMGGPGETDDENGDDGAANGDDDHEETETEEEDEEEEDADHGDLVGTYDDFEDLDPWDAFQDIGSIEADTEQYYEGSQSAHLLPDSEDGQVRVRRETDEPIDIRDVAPGVAMTASDSGMVLIQLQDENGDYVEYSQQVMDNMPLARHNFGLTRVRGDPNLEEIIVLQIIRWFGEPDDEDEDGDGEEMWVDDFHFVPKPDTPKVMLQFHGGYETHYEEAMPRVAQYDLPATTFVPPDRLRADAAVEGDRLTESQVEELAAEGWTIGCQTANGSQVDSIDEVGAEDVIVEPAEWLEDEGYADDGRFFAFPGSQYTEESYELVQENYDLAFAGQTQSQGYAGNPHLCSVVSNPSGDEGGDLVEWTAEMGGITSIGFYQLEESEAIEGLESTLEALEEYSGEIDVITPGEMADDYVY, encoded by the coding sequence ATGGATCGACGAACCTATCTCGTGACCGCGACGGGAGCAGTCGTGGCGCTCGCTGGCTGCTCGGAAATGGGCGGCCCGGGGGAGACTGACGACGAGAACGGCGACGACGGCGCGGCCAACGGCGACGACGATCACGAGGAGACCGAGACGGAAGAAGAGGACGAAGAGGAAGAGGACGCCGATCACGGCGATCTGGTCGGCACCTACGACGACTTCGAGGACCTCGACCCCTGGGACGCGTTCCAGGACATTGGCTCGATCGAGGCCGACACGGAGCAGTACTACGAGGGCTCGCAGTCGGCTCACCTCCTCCCCGATTCCGAGGACGGGCAGGTCAGAGTTCGCCGCGAGACGGACGAGCCGATCGACATCCGGGACGTGGCACCGGGAGTGGCCATGACCGCCTCCGACAGCGGGATGGTGCTGATCCAGCTACAGGACGAGAACGGCGACTACGTGGAGTACAGCCAGCAGGTGATGGACAACATGCCGCTGGCACGGCACAACTTCGGACTCACCCGCGTGCGCGGTGATCCGAATCTCGAAGAGATCATCGTTCTCCAGATCATCCGCTGGTTCGGCGAGCCCGACGACGAGGACGAGGACGGCGATGGCGAGGAAATGTGGGTCGACGACTTCCACTTCGTGCCAAAGCCCGACACGCCGAAGGTGATGCTCCAGTTCCACGGCGGCTACGAAACCCACTACGAGGAGGCGATGCCTCGGGTCGCACAGTACGATCTGCCGGCGACGACGTTCGTGCCGCCGGATCGCCTTCGGGCCGACGCCGCCGTGGAAGGGGATCGGCTCACCGAAAGCCAGGTCGAGGAGCTCGCAGCGGAAGGGTGGACGATCGGCTGCCAGACCGCGAACGGGTCGCAGGTAGATTCGATCGACGAGGTCGGGGCCGAGGACGTCATCGTCGAGCCTGCGGAGTGGCTTGAGGACGAAGGGTACGCCGACGACGGCCGGTTCTTCGCGTTCCCCGGCTCGCAGTACACCGAGGAGAGCTACGAGCTCGTCCAGGAGAACTACGACCTGGCGTTCGCCGGCCAGACCCAGTCACAGGGGTACGCCGGCAACCCCCACCTCTGCTCGGTAGTTTCGAACCCGAGTGGCGACGAGGGCGGCGATCTCGTCGAGTGGACCGCCGAGATGGGCGGGATCACCTCGATCGGGTTCTACCAGCTCGAGGAGAGCGAGGCGATCGAGGGGCTCGAGTCGACGCTCGAGGCGCTCGAGGAGTACTCGGGCGAGATCGACGTGATTACGCCCGGCGAGATGGCCGACGACTACGTCTACTAA
- a CDS encoding CatB-related O-acetyltransferase — MSLDSLVERSASLVGYPPVTRELLNRYVESVDLNVAPSARISIGCLLRRQVEIGPHARLSRGCILDGDVTIGRRTNLEPDCDLVGEVELGNYCAIARESTFQQTNHRIDRPSLQIRFYEEVLDGELPPTAEGPITVGSDVWIGTGATILSGVTIGDGAVVGAGAVVTRDVDPYAIVGGVPAERIGWRFPPEVRSRLLDLEWWEWSEQRIREHRAFFERTLEDAADVPLARSPIPTD; from the coding sequence ATGAGTCTAGATTCCCTCGTGGAACGGTCGGCCTCTCTCGTCGGCTACCCGCCGGTAACGCGCGAGCTGCTCAACCGGTACGTCGAGTCGGTCGACCTCAACGTCGCTCCTTCGGCCCGGATCTCGATCGGCTGTCTGCTCCGCCGTCAGGTCGAGATCGGCCCTCACGCGCGGTTGAGCCGGGGATGTATTCTCGACGGCGACGTCACGATCGGGCGACGAACCAATCTCGAGCCCGACTGCGATCTCGTCGGCGAAGTCGAGCTCGGCAACTACTGTGCGATCGCCCGCGAGAGTACGTTTCAGCAGACAAATCACCGGATCGATCGCCCGTCGTTACAGATTCGGTTCTACGAGGAGGTTCTGGACGGGGAGCTCCCGCCGACGGCCGAGGGGCCGATCACCGTCGGCAGCGACGTCTGGATCGGGACGGGTGCGACGATCCTCTCGGGGGTGACGATCGGTGACGGGGCCGTCGTCGGCGCGGGGGCAGTCGTCACCAGGGACGTCGATCCCTATGCGATCGTCGGCGGGGTACCTGCCGAGCGGATCGGCTGGCGGTTCCCCCCGGAGGTCCGATCCCGCCTGCTCGATCTGGAGTGGTGGGAATGGAGCGAGCAACGGATCCGCGAACACCGGGCCTTCTTCGAGCGCACGCTCGAGGACGCCGCGGACGTTCCGCTCGCGCGGTCGCCGATCCCCACCGACTGA
- a CDS encoding DUF4097 family beta strand repeat-containing protein, translating to MAPTTTRRRLLAGLATAGTAALAGCTGSTPFVGRRLADSETIDPEDAAAVTIAGSVGDLTVTGDDREAIGLEIEKQSSSVRTDLEALELESDRDGDVLELRATYDGETGWFESEPAMDLDVVLPDGLSVERLVTGTGQVTITDVTGDLEARSSTGSVEISDVDGTVTAETSTGGIEIEDVAAVGDVTASTGSIEAAVPAIDGDTVLSASTGSVEAALSPTIDADLEARTSTGSLEIDADGLELTEYRREDDRVSAVLGEGGPRLRIETSTGGVEISALEE from the coding sequence ATGGCACCGACCACCACGAGACGGCGACTGCTCGCCGGACTGGCGACCGCTGGAACGGCGGCGCTTGCGGGCTGTACCGGCTCGACGCCGTTCGTCGGCCGACGTCTCGCCGACAGCGAGACGATCGATCCCGAGGACGCCGCGGCGGTCACGATCGCCGGCTCGGTCGGCGATCTGACGGTCACCGGCGACGACCGCGAGGCGATCGGACTGGAGATCGAGAAACAGTCGAGTTCGGTTCGGACCGACCTCGAGGCGCTCGAACTCGAGTCGGATCGTGACGGTGACGTCCTCGAGTTACGGGCGACTTACGACGGTGAGACGGGCTGGTTCGAGAGCGAGCCCGCGATGGACCTCGACGTCGTGCTCCCGGACGGGCTGTCGGTCGAGCGACTCGTTACGGGAACCGGACAGGTGACCATCACCGACGTCACCGGAGATCTCGAAGCTCGCTCGAGTACGGGCAGCGTCGAGATCAGCGACGTCGACGGGACGGTCACGGCCGAGACGAGCACGGGCGGGATCGAGATCGAGGACGTCGCGGCCGTCGGCGACGTGACTGCGAGCACGGGCAGTATCGAGGCCGCAGTGCCCGCAATCGACGGCGACACGGTGCTCTCGGCGAGCACCGGGAGCGTCGAGGCGGCCCTCTCGCCGACGATCGACGCCGACCTCGAGGCCCGAACCAGTACCGGAAGCCTCGAGATCGACGCCGACGGGCTGGAACTCACGGAGTACCGCCGCGAGGACGATCGCGTCAGCGCCGTCCTCGGGGAGGGCGGGCCGCGCCTCCGGATCGAGACGAGCACCGGCGGGGTCGAAATTTCGGCGCTCGAGGAGTGA
- a CDS encoding MFS transporter, with translation MSRLDSIRRELAGLWAGGTGKTLLAIALGWGLLNGTRMIYPVLLPYFSAEFDLTLSTAGLLVTLIWLGYAIGQVPGGILADRHGERSVLVASVSMVVVGVTVVLFAPNAAVLFGATALVGLGHSQYPIARITALSELYPDRIGRVLGVTMASGDVGQTVLPPIASVLAVAVAWRLGLGFVLPLLCVTAVVIWLTLPAPDPEDGDASSENLRYVIRELRSPVLAIMGVILFLFIFVWQTFSAFYPTYLVEQKGLSSTVAGVLFGLFFAVGVVVKPIAGMAYDRVGLRGSLPLILLGSVVGLALLPFVDGFVGLVGVTVLASTMLGSGAITQSYLAEIIPAEIQGTGLGVIRSSASVLGASGPVVFGVIAERGYFDAGYLLLALIVGAGTLLTLRMPRE, from the coding sequence ATGAGTCGCCTGGATTCGATCCGTCGCGAGCTGGCCGGCCTGTGGGCCGGCGGGACCGGAAAGACGTTGCTGGCTATCGCGCTCGGCTGGGGATTGCTGAACGGTACCCGGATGATCTACCCCGTCTTGCTACCCTACTTCAGCGCCGAGTTCGACCTCACGCTCTCGACGGCCGGTCTGCTCGTCACGCTGATCTGGCTCGGCTACGCGATCGGGCAGGTTCCCGGGGGGATACTGGCGGACCGCCACGGCGAGCGCTCCGTACTGGTCGCGAGCGTCTCGATGGTCGTCGTCGGCGTCACCGTCGTCCTGTTTGCGCCCAACGCCGCGGTCCTGTTCGGGGCGACGGCGCTGGTCGGTCTGGGGCACTCGCAGTATCCTATCGCCCGGATCACCGCGCTGTCGGAACTCTACCCCGATCGGATCGGACGGGTCCTGGGTGTGACGATGGCCTCTGGCGACGTCGGCCAGACGGTGCTGCCGCCGATCGCGAGCGTCCTGGCGGTCGCGGTCGCCTGGCGGCTCGGCCTGGGTTTCGTCCTTCCGTTGCTCTGTGTTACCGCGGTCGTCATCTGGCTGACGCTGCCAGCCCCCGACCCCGAGGACGGCGACGCCTCGAGCGAGAACCTGCGGTACGTGATCCGGGAGCTCCGCAGCCCCGTCCTCGCGATCATGGGCGTCATCCTCTTTCTCTTTATTTTCGTCTGGCAGACGTTCTCGGCGTTCTACCCGACCTACCTCGTCGAACAGAAGGGGCTGTCCTCGACGGTCGCCGGCGTCCTGTTCGGACTGTTCTTTGCGGTCGGCGTCGTCGTCAAACCGATCGCCGGGATGGCCTACGACCGAGTCGGGCTCCGGGGCTCGCTTCCGCTGATCCTGCTGGGATCGGTCGTCGGTCTCGCGCTGTTGCCGTTCGTCGACGGCTTCGTCGGGCTCGTCGGGGTCACCGTCCTCGCGAGCACGATGCTCGGCTCGGGCGCGATCACCCAGTCGTACCTCGCCGAGATCATCCCTGCGGAGATCCAGGGGACGGGTCTGGGCGTGATCCGCTCGAGCGCCTCGGTGCTGGGGGCGTCGGGCCCGGTCGTCTTCGGCGTGATCGCCGAGCGGGGGTACTTCGACGCCGGTTATCTCCTGCTGGCGCTGATCGTCGGCGCCGGAACGCTGCTGACGTTACGGATGCCTCGAGAGTAA